Within the Sphingobium herbicidovorans genome, the region ACCGGCGGCACCGTACTTCCTGTCGGATGCAATGCGCCGACATTCACGGGGGGCTCGTTCGATCTGCAGGAAGTGTCGCTACAAGTTGTTCGCGGTGTGCTTGCCGTCACCATTCCGGATGTTTTCGACGCGGGGGATTGGGACGTTGCCGTCCTCTCGCACTTCAAGGACGGGAGGCGGATCCTACCGACCTGGGAGGTCGGGCATGCCCGCGCGCACCCCGTCTGCTGTGGCCGGGAGGTTGCGTGACTCTCTGGCTCAGCGCCGCCGCAAATCGTCGAATTCTTCAACTGGGCACCGCATTCCATCCGCTGGAAACAGGCGGCGTGATGCTCGGTTGGCACGATGGCGACGATCGGATCGTGGCCCGGGTCATCGGTCCCGGACCACGCGCAATGCACGGGCGGCACGCCTTCATACCGGATCATGTTTGGCAACTGGAGCAAATAGGTCAGGCATTTTCGGCCAGCGCTGGCGATTTGGATTATCTTGGAGACTGGCACACGCATCCGGATACCCCGGCAGTGATGAGCAATGAGGACCATATGACCCTGCGCCGCATCGGCAAGCGGGTCCCCAGGGCCGCGATGCTCATCGCCTCGCTGAGTGAGAAACGCTACGAGAGCCGGGCCTGGACCTATAACAAGCCGGGCCTGCTGGCACGGGCGCGGTCCGTCGAGACTGACGTCCGGATCTTTGAACCGCCTGAAGAGTGGGGTTTGGAGAAGATCGGCGGACCTTCTGCAATTCAGGGGCTCAGCCTGATTTCTAATGTGATTGTATCATGCCGTTTCGCCGCGACAGACCTAGCCCCGTCACCCAATCTTCGCCATTAGTCGGCCAGCCGCGCCCTGCTCGGCCGCGAGATTCCGGTTGTAAGCGAGAGGCATGCGCGGGCTCTTCCAGCGCAGGGCGTCCATGATCCCGGCGAGATCCTCCCCGACGACGAACAAGTCCTGATTGAGGCCCACTCGAGTCGAATGCGCGCTGATCCCCTTGAGCAGCCGTTCCAGATCGTCCTTGGTCAAATCCGGTAGTGCGCCGCGCTCGAAAGCTTGATTGATGATGGCGCGCCAGATCGGCCCGATCGAGCCGGGATGCAGCGCCGCCGTGCCGATATCATATTCCACACGCGCCGCCACAGCTG harbors:
- a CDS encoding M67 family metallopeptidase, which produces MTLWLSAAANRRILQLGTAFHPLETGGVMLGWHDGDDRIVARVIGPGPRAMHGRHAFIPDHVWQLEQIGQAFSASAGDLDYLGDWHTHPDTPAVMSNEDHMTLRRIGKRVPRAAMLIASLSEKRYESRAWTYNKPGLLARARSVETDVRIFEPPEEWGLEKIGGPSAIQGLSLISNVIVSCRFAATDLAPSPNLRH